From Blattabacterium cuenoti:
TCCAAAAATTTTTGTTTTTATCAAATTATTATTCAATATTTCAGGTTTTTCTTTCAAAAATTCACTAATACGAGTTTGCGATACTTTAGCTCTTTCTGAAATAGAAACTACCCATCCTAATATAATAAAAGGAAAGATTAAAACATTGATATATGTAAAAAATTCAGCAATAGTTCCAATTTCTTTTATTTCTCCTTCAAAGTATTTTTTACCACCAAAAAAAAGAATTAATAAATGACAAGTTCCTATGAAAAATATAATAATAGAAGATAATAAAGTGTCAATTCTAGCTAATTCTATATTTTTTTTTTGATATTTTAATATAATTTTTTTATGTTTTTCTTGAAAAAAAGATTCTGATACAAATGATTTAATAATATGAATTCCTGAAAAAGTTTCTTGTATAAAAGAACAGATAAGAGACTGACAAGTTTGAACCTCTTCGCTTTTATTTGTGATATAAACACTAAGATAATAGATAGAAATAAAAAGAATAGGAATGGGCAAAATTACATAGAAAGTCAATATTTTGTTAATTCGTAACATTTGCATAAAAACCATAAAAAAAAGAGTTATAAGATTTAAAAAATACATCATTCCAGGACCTATATATTGTCTTATAAAAGAAACATCCTCTGTAAGACGATTCATTAAATCTCCTGTAGAATTTTTTTTATAAAAAGACAAACTTAATTTTTGATAATGTGAGAAAATTTCATTTTTTATATCAAATTCTATCATTCTAGATGTAGTAATTATACATTGTCGCATATGATATTTGACAAATCCACCTATAATCGGAACTATCAATATAATACTGGTATAAATACAAATATCTTTTTTTAAAGATAGAGAAAGAGAATTTGATGTATTTGAAAAATCTGTAAATATATTTTTTATGGTATTAACAGACTTTCCTATATAAGGAATAGGAAGTAGAGTTAAAATATTTGATATTAAAATTAGTAAAAATCCTATACACAAACGTAATTTGTACCTTTGACAGTATCTTTTGCTAAAAGCAAATAAACCACTCATATAACACACAAAAATACAAACTTTTTAAGTTTGATTTTTTATTTATATAATTGTACGAAAAATTTTGTCGTGCATAGAAAATCAACATGATTATAACAAAAAATGTCAATCAGACGACACTTTAGAATAAGAAGTTTACAATTTTTATATGCTCAACATTTATCTAAAATGGATTCAAATAAAGTTGAAGCAAATATGCTTCAAAGTATTGAATCATTGCACAATCTGTATATTTTTCTTCTCTACTTAATTCTAAAAATTAGAGAAAAAGCTTTAAAAAAAATAAAAAAAAACTTACATGATGATAGTCAAACAGATATTATACAAAAAGTTGCATATAATTCAGTGATAAAAATATTATCTAAAAATAAATATTTAATAGAAGAATATCGTTCTACAAGAAAAAAAGATTCAGGAAAAATTTTATGGAATCAACAAGACGAATATATTTTTCTTTTATTGAAGGAAATGCAAAAATCAAATTTTTGTAAGAAATTTTCTTTTAGAGTATCATGTTCTTCATTTGAAGAAGAAAAAAGATTTATAATAAAATATTATAAAAATTTTGTAATTCCCAATAAAAAATTAATAGAAAATATAGAAGATTTCTATTATTTTAATGGAGAAGAAGATTTATACATAGCTCATACTATGGTATGTAAAACTTTACAGTTTATTAATCATTCTACTCCTAAAAATTTTAAATTATATAATATTTATAAAAACAATGAAAATAAAAAATTTATCATCGATTTGTATCGAAATACAATTTTTCATAAAGAAGAATTTAATAATTTAATTAATGATACATCAAATAATTGGGATATAAAAAGAATAGCAGTTATAGATTTAATTATATTGCAAATGGCTATTTGCGAATTTTTATATTTTCCAAATATACCTCCTAAAGCAACTATGAATGAGTATATAGAAATTACAAAAATATTTTGTATGGAAAAAAGTAAAATTTTTATTAATGGTATATTAGATCAAATATTTAAATTTTTGTATAAAGAAAATAAAATATTCAAAATAGGAAAAGGACTCATGTAAACTTACTTAAATAAAATATTATAATATTTATGTTTCTTTCATTACAACAAAATTCTATTGCAAATACCATTTGGATGTTTGTATTGATTTTCATTATATTTTATTTTTTTATGATACGTCCCCAAATAAAAAAGCAAAAAATTGAAAAACAGTTTCAAGAAAATTTAAAAAAAGGAAATTATATAGTGACAAATTCAGGAATACATGGTAAAATTATAGATATTACAGATCATTTTTGTATACTAGAAACTATTACAGGAAAAATAAAACTTGAAAAAAATACAATTTCAAAAGAATTAACCCAATTACGTTATAATAACAATACTATAATAGATAATGATAAAAAAAACAGAGAATAGAAAAACAAAATTAATAGGAATAACGGGAAAAATGGGATCTGGTAAAAGTTTATTTTCTTCTTTTTTTAAAAAAAAAGGAATTCCTGTTTATTCTTCAGATAAACAAGGAAAAATATTGATGAATCAAATAGGAATTATAAAAAAAAATATTATAAAATGTTTTGGGAAAGATTCTTATAAGGAAAATAAAATAAATAAAACTTTTTTATCTAAAATCGTATTTCGAAATCCTATAGCCTTAAAATTATTATGTAAAATAATACATCCATGGATATCCCTTGATTTTAAACAGTGGATGTATATGCATAAACAACATATATATGTAATAAAAGAATCTGCTATATTATTTGAAAGTAAAAGTTATAAAGAATGTGATTTTATTATCACTATAACTTCCCCAAAAAAAAATATAATGGAAAGAGTAATAAAAAGAGATAATTTAAATGAAGATCAAATTATAGATCGTTTAAAAAATCAAATATCTAATAGAAAAAGAGTAAAAAAATCAAATTTTGTAATTAAAAATTATTTATCCGCATGTTCTTTACAAGAAGAGGCAAATAAAATACATGAACTATTAGAAAATATAGTTGTACGAAAAAATTATTAATTAATAAATATGGGAAAAGGAGATAAAAAAACCAGAAAAGGAAAAATAAGAAATAAAACTTATGGAAATCTTCGTCCAAATCCTAGAAATATAAAAAAAAAGAAAAAAAAAATTAAAGATGTTCATCTTTTTTACCAGTGAAAATAGACAAAAAATATATCAATTGAGCTAAACTACCCAAAGCAGAAACGACATAAGTCATAGCGGCCCAATTTAATGATTCTTTTGCTTTATAATATTCTTGGTAATTCACTACATTCTTATTTCTGAGCCAAGTTAAGGCCCTGTTACTTGCGTCAAATTCTATAGGTAATGTAATAAAAGAAAAAATAACAACTAAAAAAAATAATCCTATTCCTAATTTTAGAATTAAAGAATCTTTTCCTCCTGAACTATAAAAAATAGTTAATCCAGACATTATCGCAATATTAATGAATTTAGAAGTGAAATTTAGAATAGGAATTAAATGATTTCGTAATTTCAGTAAATTATAACCTAATCTATGTTGTAAAGCATGACCACACTCATGAGCTGCCACTGCAACTGAAGCGGCTGTCCTATCATTATAAATTTTTTCACTTAAATTAATTGTTTTATTTATAGGATTATAATGATCAGTTAATTCTCCTTCTACAGAAATAACACTAACATCATAAATTCCATGATCTGTTAACATTTTTTCTGCTATCTCTTTTCCACTCATACGTGAGTGTAAGTAAAGCTGAGAATAATCTCTAAATTTATTTTTTAATATTGTATTGACAATAACACTTACCAGAAAAGTAGTTCCTACAATGAAATAATAAGTCATAAAAATCTATTTTAAACAAAATTATTAATTTATCAATTAAAATGAAAATATATATAAATTAGCTTATATGTCAAACTTTTGACTATGAATATACCAAAAGTAAATAATCTAAAAAGAGTCGTTATTATTGGTGCTGGATTTGCTGGATTACAAGTTGCAAAAAAATTAAGAAGAGATAAATTCCAAGTAATTCTTATAGATAAAAATAATTATCATACTTTTCAACCCTTATTGTATCAAGTGGCAACAGCGGGCTTAGAACCAGATTCTATAGCTCATTCCATTAGAAACATCATCAAAAAAACAAAAAACTTTTTTTTTAGATTAGCCCTTGTTCATTATATCAACATAAAAAAACAAAAAATATATACAAATATAGGAGATTTATTCTATGATTATTTAATTATAGCAACAGGATCTGTTACCAATTATTTTGGTAACAAAAACATAGAGTCTTTTGCTTTACCCATGAAATCTATTCCAGAAGCTTTAAATTTAAGAAGTCTTATTTTACAAGATTTTGAATCTGCTTTATTAACAAAAAATGATAAAGAAAAAAAAAGACTTATGACTTTCGTTATTGTAGGAGGAGGACCTACTGGAGTAGAATTAGCTGGAGCTTTAGCTGAAATGAAAAGATACGTATTACCACATGATTATCCTGATTTAGATATACGATCTATGAATATTCACTTATTACAAGCCACTTCTAGATTATTAGATGGAATGTCTGAAAAATCAGCTAGACAAGCTTACAAAAATTTAAAAGAATTAGGTGTTATCATTTGGTTGAATTGTTTGGTTAAAGATTATAATGGAGAAATAGTTTTTATAGAAAAAAATCAAAAAATAGAATCTTATAACGTAATATGGGCCGCAGGAGTTAAAGGGGCTATTATAAAAGGTTTTTTAAAAGAAGATATGAAAGGAAGTAGAATTTTAGTAGATAATTATCTTAAAGCCATAAGATATCAAAATATTTTTGCTATTGGAGATGTTGCTTATATAAATGAAAATAAACATTATCCTAATGGTCATCCTATGACAGCTCAACCTGCTATACAACAAGGCAATTTTCTAGCGAAAAAATTAAATTGTTTTTTAGATAAAAAAAATGCAAACATGAAGCCTTTTATTTACAAAAATTTAGGTTCTATGGCAACCATAGGCCGAAATAAAGCAGTGTGTGATTTTCCTTATTTAAAATTGAGGGGTTTTTTAGCATGGATTGTTTGGATGTTTGTTCATTTAGTCAGTTTAGTCGGATTCAGAAATAGAGCAATAGCTTTAACAAATTGGATCATTCAATATTTTCATTATCATAAAAGTGTTCGTTTGATTATAAGACCTTTTCATAGGAAAAAAGTCATTTAAAAATAAGTTGAGATAGAATATTTTTTATTTTATTTTCTGTTTCCATATATTCTTGATGGACGTTACTATCTATAGTAATTCCGCTTCCGGCATACAAAGTCATTTCCCTTTCTTTTATTCTTACACATCTTAAATTAAGGTATAACTCCATATTGTTTTGATGAATTATACCAATGTATCCTGTATAAAAATTTCTTTTATATCCCTCATTTTTATGAATGAAATCTAAGGATTCTTTTTTTGGATAACCACATATAGAAGGAGTTGGATGCAAACAATTTAATATTTCATAATAATCAGGTTCATCATAAAAAGAAAAAGAAATTGGAGTTTCTAAATGTTTTAAATGACCTATTTTGATAATTTTAGTATTTTCTACATGAATAGAACTTTTATAAGATTTTAATAAGTCAATAATGTATTTTATTACAATTTTATGTTCTTGAACTTCTTTTTTTGTCCATTTATTAGATCCCCAAATAGTCCCTGCTAAAGCTGATATTTTTAATCTTTTATTATGAGATTTCATTAGTAATTCTGGAGAACATCCCATCCAAAATCCATGATAAAAATCGTACCAAAGACTAATTAAAGCATTAGAATAAGTATAAATCAATTTTATAAATGTATTTTTGAAGTAAAAATTCCGAAAAGGAATTTTTATAGATCGAGATAAAACAACTTTTTTAAAAAATCCTTTTTCTATATTTTTAACAGCTTTTTTTATTAAATTTTCATATTTGTAAGAATATGTTAAAAAAGAAGAATTTTTTTCCCAAAAAAAAGGAAAAATGTTCTCTTTTTTATTTTTATAAAATTTTTGTATATCTACATAATAAATCTTTTTAGGAAATATTTTTATGGTATAATCCTGATTAAAATTTTTAATTAAAAAAAATTTTTCGACTGTACAATCATAGTGTGAATAAAAAAACACTTTATTATCGTAAGGTTTTCTAAAAATTACAAAATTATTATGATTATAATAATTTTTTATAATTTTTTTATATAAAGAAAAAATACTAATTTTTGTTGACATATTTATTTTTTTGGAATTATTATAATATTAGTTAGTTTACAAAAACTAATAATATTTTTTTTTTCATCATAAACATGAACTTGAATAAAATGTAAAGTTTTTCCTTTATGAAATATTTGGGCTTTAGCAAATAAAATTCCTTCTTTTATGGATCGAACATGATTTGCAGAAACTTCAATACTAAAAATATTAAAATTATCTTTTTTTTCATTTTTAATATTTATAAAAGAAATAGAACTTCCAACACTTTCTGATAAAATCAGAATAGCCCCTCCATGTAAATAACCAAAAGGTTGAAAAAGATTATGATTTATAGGCATTTTTGCTATCAGCATATCCAATTTAGGAGATAAAAAAATAAATTGAATTTGCATTTTGTTTATTAATGTATTTTTTTTTAAATCATTTAATTCATTTAATAATTTTTGAATTTTTTTTCTCATGATATAATAAATAATAGAAAAAATAAACGACAAAAAATTTATTATGCAACTAATTTACATTATATTATTTTTTCTATTTTTTTTAAAAAATTAATGAATATGAAAAAAGAAAAACGAGAAGATGAAAATCTTATTCCTTTAATAGGAATAAAAAATCAAATTGTAGGGTTTGAAAAAAAAGGGAAAATTCATACAGAAGGATTGCTACATAGTGCTGTTTCTGTTTTTATTTTTAATCTAGAAGACGATTTAATGTTGCAAAAAAGATCTTCAAAAAAATATCATTCTTCTTTACTATGGACAAATACTTGTTGCACTCATCCTAAAAAAAATGAATCTGTTTTAAAAGCGGCACATCGTTGTTTAATAGAAGAAATGGGTTTTGATTGTTTTCTAGAAAAAAGATTCAGTTTTACTTATCATGAATTTTTTAGTAATGGTTTAATAGAAAATGAGTTAGATCATGTTTTTGTTGGATTCTATAAAGAATCTCCAATTATAAATTTTAAAGAAGTGGATGATTGGAAATGGATTTCATTAAATAAGTTAATTCAAAACATTCGTATTTCTCCAAATTCTTATACCGTTTGGTTAAAAATTATTGTTAAAAATTATTTAAATCAATTAAAATGTTATGATAGCTACTATAAGTCGAAAAGGATATTTTAGTGCGGCACATAGACTTTACAATAATCATTGGGATTATCGAAAAAATATTGAAATCTTTGGAAAATGTGCACATTTAAACTATCATGGGCATAACTACGAATATATTGTGAGTCTTACAGGATTGGTAAATCCGGAAACAGGATTCGTTTTTAATTTACAGAAATTAAAACATATTCTTTCTGATGAAATAGAAAAACTTTTTGATCATAAAAATATTAATTTAGATATTAAAGAATTTGCATCTATCAATCCTACTATAGAAAATATTGTTATTTTCATGTGGAATAAAATAAATAGAAGAATATCTCCTAATTTTAATTTAAAAGTAACTTTGTACGAAACGAAAAATAATTTTGTTGAATATGACGGAAAATTCTAAAAATCTTATTAAAAAAACAATTTTATATGATAATCACATTCGTTTAGGAGCAAAAATGATTAATTATTCTGGATTTTACATGCCACTTCAATATACTTCTTCCATAACGGAACATATGTCCGTAAGAAATCATGCGGGAATTTTTGATGTAAGTCATATGGGAAAATTTATTTTAAAAGGGGAACATTCTGTTGATCTCATTCAATATTTGACCACGAATGATCTATATAAAATAAAAATTGGACAAGCTCAATACACTTGTTTAATTAACGATAAAGGTGGAATTATAGATGATTTAGTTGTTTATAAAATTTCAGAAAAAAAATTTTTACTTATAGTTAATGCTATTAACATTGAAAAAAATAAAAAATGGATAAATGATCACATTAAAAAATATGAATATTTTGATATAGAACTCATAGACACTTCTCTAGAATATTCTCTTTTAGCTATTCAAGGCCCTTTATCTTTATATTATACACAAAAATTAACAAATATTTCATTAAATAAAATTTCTTTTTATCATTTTGAAATAGGAAAGTTTTCAGGAGTAAAAGATGTATTAATTTCTCGTACAGGATATACAGGATCTAAAGGAATAGAAATTTATGTTTCTAATGATAATGCAGAAAAAATATGGAAAGATATTCTAGATGTAGATAAACATAAAATAATTCCTTGTGGAATAGCAAGTAGAAATTCATTAAGACTGGAAATGGGATATCGTTTATATGGACAAGATCTTTCTGAAAAAATAACTCCTATAGAAGCTAATTTAGCTTGGATAATTAAATTTGAAAAAGAATTTATAGCAAAAAAAATATTACAAAGGCAAAAAAAAGAAGGAAAATACAAAAAATTTGTATCCTTTATTGTAGAAGAAAAAAATAAAGTTCCAAGACAAGGTCATTTATTAATAGATGAAAAAGAAACAACCATTGGTTATGTTACTTCTGGTGTTTACTCTCCTGTTCTACAAAAAAGTATTGGATTAGGATATTTTTTAATAAATCAAAAAAAAATAAGTTCTGTATTTCTTTTTATCAGAAAGAAAAAAGTACCTATTAAAATAGTAAAATTACCTTTTATCAGAATACAAAACTAAATATTCGAAAAAGAAAGAAAATGATAGTTCTATCAAAAAAAAAAACATAATATATTTAAAACATATTAAAAAAAATTTTTTGTTGGCTATTCCTGTTTTCTTGACTCAATTAGGTGTAATATGTGTAGGTTTATCTGATAATATAATGATCGGTTTTTTAGGAAAAACAGCATTAGCTTCAGTATCATTAGCTAATGCTGTTTTTTTTATTATGATTATTTTTGGATTTGGAATATCTACTGCTGTTTCTTCTTTAATTGCATCTATAGATGCAAAACAAGAATATAAAAAGGGGGCTATTATTTTCCATCATGGATTAGTTTTGAATTTTTTTTTATCTCTATTTATGTATGGATTAATACATGTATTCTGTTATATTTTTCCTTATTTAGGACAACCTAAAGAAATATTAAATGAAACCATATATTTTTTGAAAATAATATCCATTTCTTTTATCCCTTGGATGATATTCGAAGTTTTTAGAAAATTTTCGGAAGGATTGTCTTTGGTGTTTCCTAGTTTGATTATAACTTGGATCTCTGCTTTTATTAACATTATACTAAATTATATCTTTCTTCATGGAAAATATGGGATTCCAAAATTAGGTATTGTTGGCGTTGCTTATGCTACCCTAATATCTCGCAGTACTATGCTAATAGGTATTTTTATTTTATTGTATAAATATAAAAAAGTACATAATTATTATAATCAATTAAAATATTTTATTTTAAATAAAAAATATATTATAAAAATATTGAAAATAGGAATTCCTTCTGGTTTACATATGTTATTCGAAATGAGTGCTTTTGCTATTTCTTCTTTTATATCAGGAAAATGTGGAATCAAAGTTTTAGCTGCTCATCAAATAGTTATTAGTTTAGTATCTTCTACTTTTCTTCTTAGTACAGGTTTTGCTGTGGCTGCTACAATCAGAATAGGAAATCAATTTGCTCTAAAAAATTATTTAGAATTAATAAGAATAGGAAAATCTATTTTTTTTATGGGGATTATTTTTATGTTAATTTGTAGTTTATTCTTTTTTTTCTTTCGAAGTTACATTCCTTATATTTATATAAAAAATGATGATGAAGTTATTCAACTTGCTGAAAAAATGATTATTATTGCTAGTTTTTTTCAATTATCTGATGGATTACAAGGAATCATTCTCGGAGCATTAAGAGGGTTACAAGATGTTCATATCCCTATGTGGATTAGTTTTTTTTCTTATTGTCTCATTGCTATACCTACAGCATGGTTTTTATCTATTAAAATGGGAGGAATAGGAGTATGGATTGGATTAGGGGTTGGATTAACTATATCAGCTATATTACTTTTTATAAGATATCAAATGATAACTAAAGAACTTATAAAAAAAATACAATAATTATTTGATATTTAAATCAATAAGTATATTATATTATAGTTCGTATTTAAATATCTATATTTGTTATGCAATATATGAAAAAAAAATTTCATAGCATTTTTACCATTTTTTTATAATATATGAAAACATTTCAAGAATACAATTTTTTTAACGATAATATAATTCAAGCTATCGAAGCTATTGGGTTTAAGTATCCTACACCGATACAAGAAAAAGTGATTCCTTTTTTATTATCTTCAAAAAAAGATGTTATAGCATTGGCCCAAACCGGAACAGGAAAAACAGCTGCTTTTGGTCTTCCAATTATCCAAAAAATAAATTTCAAATCTACTTTACCTCAAGCTTTAATTTTATGCCCTACAAGAGAATTATGTATACAAATAACACGTGATCTTTGTAGATTTTCAAAATTTTCATCATTTATAAAAATTGTTTCTTTATATGGTGGAGCAAATATCAATTCTCAAATAAAATCTTTAAAAAATAAAACTCATATTATAGTAGGAACTCCAGGAAGAATTATAGATTTAATCAAAAGAAAAAAATTACATTTTGGTGAAATTCAATATTTAGTCCTTGATGAAGCAGACGAGATGCTAAATATGGGATTTAAAGAGGAATTGGATTATATAATAGAAAAGTTACCAAAAAAAAGACAAAGTCTTTTATTTTCGGCAACAATGTCTAGATATATAAACGTAATAGCTCATAAATATTTAATAGACCCTATAGAAATTGTCACAGGAAAAAAGAATATAGTTTCCGATGATGTTAAACACGTTTATTATATGATAGAAAGTTTGAATAAAAAATATTTAGCCTTGAAAAGGATTGTGGATATAAATCCTGATATTTATGGTATTATATTTTGTAGTACAAAAAAAGAAACTAAAGAAATAGCCGAGTTTTTAATCAAAGATGGTTATAATGCTGATGCTTTATATGGAGATCTATCACAAACACAACGTGAATCTGTTATGAATAGATTTAGAAACAAAAGTTTACAGTTTCTTGTGGCAACAGATGTTGCCGCTCGTGGATTAGATGTTCACAATATTACCCATGTTATTAATTATAATCTTCCAAAAGAAAGTGAAATTTATGTCCATAGAAGTGGACGCACTGGAAGGGCTGGAAACACAGGAATTTCTGTTTGCATTATTCAAACTAAAGAAATTAGAAATTTAAAAGAATTTGAAAAAAAAATTGGAAAAAATTTTGATCGTGTAATGGTTCCTACTGGAGAAGAAATTTGTGAAAAACAACTATTCTATTTTATAGAAAAAGTAAAAAAAACAGTTGTAGATGAAACATTAATGGATAAATTTATTCCTGAAATACAAAAAAATTTAGAATTGTTTGATAAAAAAGAATTGATAAAACGTTTTTCCTGGATTGAGTTCAATCATTTTATAAATTATTATAAAAACTCTAAAGATTTGAATCCAGTTTCTTATTCTTATAAAAAGAACTATAATTCTTTGTTCAACAAAAAAAGAATTTTTTCAAAAACAAAAAAATTAAAGAAAGAATCTTTTTCTAAACTTTTTTTGAATATAGGATTCAAAGATAATTTGACAAAATTAGGATTGATAAACTTAATTAACCAAGCAGTTAATAATTCACATATTAATATTGGTCATATAGAAATATTATCAAATTTTTCATTATTTGAAGTAGAAAAACGTTATAGAAATAAAATATTAATAGGAATGAGTAGAATAAATCATCTGGGAAGACCACTTTCTATAGAAATTAAAAACTAAAACTTTTTTCGTTATGGCAGGGAATATTTTTGGAAATTTGTTTAGAGTTAGTACTTTTGGAGAAAGTCATGGAACAGCATTAGGTGGAATTATTGATGGATGTCCAGCAGGAATAGAATTAAACTTTAAAGAAATTCAATATGAATTGAATAGAAGAAAACCTGGACAATCCTCCATAGTTTCTCAAAGAAACGAACCCGACAAAGTAAACTTCTTATCTGGAATTTTTGATAACAAAACCACAGGGACGCCCATTGGTTTTATTATTTATAATAAAGATCATAAGTCGGATGACTATAATCATATTAGAGAAGTATATAGACCATCACATTCAGATTTAACATATGAAAAAAAATATGGAATAAGAGATTACAGAGGTGGAGGCCGTTCTTCTGCAAGAGAAACGACATGTAGAGTAGTAGCTGGCGCTATTGCTAAACAGTTAATAAAAGATATTACAATTACATCTTATGTTTCTTCTGTAGGAAACATATCTATAAATAAATCTTATCAAGAATTAGACTTATCAAGAAAATCAATAGAAAATAATCCGATAAGATGCCCTGATCCAGATACTGCGGAAAAAATGATATATGAAATAAAAAAAATAAAAAATAAAGGAGATACAATAGGGGGAATTATTACTTGCATAATAAAAAATATTCCAATAGGAATTGGAGAACCAGTTTTTGACAAATTACATGCTGAACTAGGAAAAGCTATGCTTTCAATTAATGCCGTTAAAGGATTTGAATACGGAAGTGGATTTAATGGAACTAAATTAACTGGTTCTCAACATAATGACTTATTTAAAAAAGATGGAAGAACTAAAACAAATTTATCTGGAGGAATACAAGGAGGTATTTCAAATGGAATGGATATTTATTTTAGAATAGCTTTGAAACCTATTGCCACAATAATGCAAAAACAAAAAACCATAGATAAACATGGAAATTTTATCCTTATGGAAGGAAAAGGAAGACATGATCCCTGTGTTTTACCTCGTGCTATTCCTATTGTAGAATCTATGACCGCTTTAGTTTTAGCCGATTATTGGATGTACAGTAAATTATCTAAATATACTTCAATCAAAAATTGAATCAAAAATTTCTCATTTCTATTTTAGGTCCTACCTGTGTAGGTAAAACTTTTCTTTCCTTATTTTTAGCTGAAAAACTAAAAACTGAAATTTTATCTTGTGATTCTAGACAATTTTATAAGGAACTAAAAATAGGAACATCTATGCCTACATCAGAAGAATTGTCACGTATTTCTCATCATTTTATCGGGCATTTAAGTATTCATCAGCTCTACAATGCTAAATTATTTGAAATAGATTTCTTAAAAAGAATTTCTAAATTATTTACTAAATATCCTATATTGATTATGGTAGGAGGATCTAGTTTATATGAAAAAGCAGTAACAGAAGGACTATCTGAATTTCCTGAAATTCGTTTTGATATCAGAAATCATTTAATTTATCATTTTAAAAAAAAAGGAATTTCCTTTTTACAAAAGGAATTTTTAAAATTCAAAAAATCAGGTGAATCAATAGATATTGATA
This genomic window contains:
- the aroC gene encoding chorismate synthase; this encodes MAGNIFGNLFRVSTFGESHGTALGGIIDGCPAGIELNFKEIQYELNRRKPGQSSIVSQRNEPDKVNFLSGIFDNKTTGTPIGFIIYNKDHKSDDYNHIREVYRPSHSDLTYEKKYGIRDYRGGGRSSARETTCRVVAGAIAKQLIKDITITSYVSSVGNISINKSYQELDLSRKSIENNPIRCPDPDTAEKMIYEIKKIKNKGDTIGGIITCIIKNIPIGIGEPVFDKLHAELGKAMLSINAVKGFEYGSGFNGTKLTGSQHNDLFKKDGRTKTNLSGGIQGGISNGMDIYFRIALKPIATIMQKQKTIDKHGNFILMEGKGRHDPCVLPRAIPIVESMTALVLADYWMYSKLSKYTSIKN
- the miaA gene encoding tRNA (adenosine(37)-N6)-dimethylallyltransferase MiaA, which produces MNQKFLISILGPTCVGKTFLSLFLAEKLKTEILSCDSRQFYKELKIGTSMPTSEELSRISHHFIGHLSIHQLYNAKLFEIDFLKRISKLFTKYPILIMVGGSSLYEKAVTEGLSEFPEIRFDIRNHLIYHFKKKGISFLQKEFLKFKKSGESIDIDNPRRLIRYLEIVQSTGKNPSFFYKKKKKRDFVILKIGLKMPKYEIYSRINNRVNNMMKIGLLDEARLYYHYRNLNSLQTIGYKEIFEFFSNGKNDFNKSIEKIKKNTRKYAKRQLTWYKKDTSIVWFDAKEKEKILNFIFKIVGNTGFEPVTPCL